A region from the Beduinella massiliensis genome encodes:
- a CDS encoding YlbF family regulator, whose amino-acid sequence MNIYDTANRLAGEIRNSDECKELARLREAAYADETNRALLKEYKKLQLQLQMSMTGAAGKMPDEEMKRFQQLATLLYMNQDVQAYLLAEMQMQKTLADVFKILSDAAGLSLELPDGV is encoded by the coding sequence GTGAACATTTACGATACTGCGAACCGCCTGGCGGGCGAAATCAGAAACAGCGACGAGTGCAAGGAGCTTGCCCGTCTGCGCGAGGCCGCCTATGCGGACGAAACGAACCGCGCGCTGCTGAAGGAGTACAAAAAGTTGCAGCTACAGCTTCAGATGAGCATGACCGGCGCAGCTGGGAAGATGCCGGATGAAGAGATGAAGCGCTTTCAGCAGCTTGCCACGCTGCTATACATGAATCAGGACGTCCAAGCGTACCTGCTGGCGGAAATGCAGATGCAAAAGACGCTGGCGGACGTATTCAAAATTTTGTCAGACGCCGCGGGGTTGTCCCTGGAGCTGCCGGACGGCGTCTGA
- the mltG gene encoding endolytic transglycosylase MltG, whose translation MGKKQKKVPRDYDHKTLHEERSYGFFWYDWLWAVLRPLVVFTASLAIVCGLLMTGWSFVSDHFVGPVNAEDQTPVTFTVSSGSSLSRVSRELEEAGLIHNRTVFKYVTDFMGKGQRIQSGEYMLAKSMDMMEIMDQLTTGDGKPNTARITIIPGWTVEDIAAQLFKDGIIKTEEEFLTLCKTGENYKDYYYIADVLGSPNVSQRKYVLEGYLSPNTYEVYTSATADDIIKKLLAQTEAVYPATYDERAEELGLTMDQVLTLASMIEKEAKTADFAKVSAVFHNRLKQNMTLGSDVTIKYYLNSRKMALSDEELAVNTGYNTYKNKGLPTGPICNPSTDAIIAALYPDEQYRQQGYLYFCSKDPNSGELHFSKTLEEHEAAVSMYRPLWIEYDKSRGIE comes from the coding sequence TTGGGGAAAAAACAGAAAAAGGTGCCGCGCGATTACGACCACAAGACGCTGCATGAGGAGCGCTCCTACGGCTTCTTCTGGTACGACTGGCTGTGGGCTGTGCTGAGGCCGCTGGTCGTCTTCACTGCGTCGCTGGCAATCGTCTGCGGTCTTTTGATGACCGGCTGGAGCTTCGTGTCGGATCACTTCGTCGGTCCCGTGAACGCGGAAGATCAAACGCCTGTCACCTTTACGGTGTCCTCGGGCAGCTCGCTCTCGCGCGTTTCGCGCGAGTTGGAGGAGGCGGGTCTCATCCATAACCGCACGGTCTTTAAGTACGTGACGGACTTTATGGGCAAGGGACAACGCATTCAGTCCGGCGAATACATGCTGGCAAAGTCCATGGATATGATGGAGATCATGGATCAGCTGACCACGGGCGACGGCAAGCCGAACACCGCGCGCATCACGATCATCCCCGGGTGGACGGTGGAGGACATCGCCGCGCAGCTGTTCAAGGACGGCATTATCAAGACCGAGGAAGAATTCCTGACGTTGTGCAAGACCGGGGAAAACTACAAGGATTACTACTACATCGCGGACGTGCTGGGTTCGCCCAACGTCAGCCAGCGGAAGTACGTGCTGGAGGGCTATCTGTCGCCCAATACGTACGAGGTGTACACCTCCGCGACGGCGGACGACATCATCAAGAAGCTGCTGGCGCAGACGGAGGCCGTGTATCCCGCGACCTATGACGAACGCGCCGAGGAGCTGGGCCTCACGATGGATCAGGTACTGACGCTGGCTTCGATGATCGAAAAGGAAGCCAAGACGGCAGACTTCGCCAAGGTGTCGGCGGTGTTCCACAACCGTTTGAAGCAGAACATGACGCTGGGGTCGGACGTCACGATTAAGTACTACCTGAACTCCAGAAAGATGGCGCTCAGCGACGAGGAGTTGGCAGTCAACACCGGCTATAATACCTACAAGAACAAGGGGCTGCCCACGGGCCCGATCTGTAATCCTTCGACGGACGCCATCATCGCGGCGCTGTATCCGGACGAGCAGTACCGCCAGCAGGGGTATCTGTACTTCTGCAGCAAGGATCCAAACTCCGGCGAACTGCACTTCTCCAAGACGCTGGAAGAGCACGAAGCGGCGGTTTCCATGTACAGGCCGCTTTGGATCGAATACGACAAGAGCAGGGGCATTGAGTAA
- a CDS encoding U32 family peptidase, whose translation MRQLRAAVRFGADAVYVGMKNYGLRAYAGNFDDAQLKEAIAIVHGAGKRLYVTMNIFAYDEDIPGMLNAAQRAQALGVDAAIVSDLGVMTLLREQVPALPLHVSTQANTVNARTASLYHALGAQRVILARELSLSQIRQIRENTPGELELEAFVHGAVCMSYSGRCVLSNYLTGRDANQGSCAQPCRWRYALAEQTRPGEYMPISEDARGTYILSAHDLCMIEHIPELVEAGIASLKIEGRMKTEYYVATVVGAYRRALDAYQRSLPEYEGLRASLVRELEKASHRPSDTGFYFGRPEQCAGAEGFRQDSEFTAAVLDRLPGGEILLEVKNRFFTGDALEAMTPQGIVPLTVGEIVMEETGERVSVVGHPKARVRIAAPEGIGAGDLLRGPCRNHARQGG comes from the coding sequence ATGCGGCAATTGCGCGCAGCCGTCCGCTTCGGCGCGGATGCCGTCTACGTCGGCATGAAGAATTACGGCCTGCGAGCCTACGCAGGAAATTTTGACGACGCGCAGTTAAAAGAGGCGATAGCCATCGTACACGGCGCGGGCAAGCGCTTGTACGTGACGATGAACATCTTTGCGTACGACGAGGACATCCCGGGCATGTTAAACGCCGCGCAGCGCGCGCAGGCGCTCGGGGTGGATGCGGCTATCGTTTCGGATCTGGGCGTGATGACCCTCCTGCGGGAGCAGGTGCCCGCGCTACCGCTGCACGTGAGCACGCAGGCCAACACGGTTAACGCGCGTACCGCCTCGCTGTATCATGCGTTGGGCGCGCAGCGCGTCATCCTCGCGCGCGAGCTGTCGCTTTCGCAGATCCGCCAGATTCGCGAAAACACCCCCGGGGAGCTGGAGCTGGAAGCGTTCGTGCACGGGGCTGTGTGCATGAGCTACTCCGGACGCTGCGTGCTGAGCAATTACCTGACCGGGCGGGACGCCAATCAGGGAAGCTGCGCGCAGCCGTGCCGTTGGCGCTACGCACTGGCCGAGCAGACGCGCCCCGGCGAATACATGCCCATCTCGGAGGACGCGCGCGGCACCTACATCCTCAGCGCGCATGACCTGTGCATGATCGAGCACATACCCGAACTCGTAGAGGCCGGCATCGCCAGCCTTAAAATCGAAGGACGCATGAAGACGGAATACTACGTGGCCACCGTGGTGGGGGCGTACCGCCGGGCGCTGGACGCGTATCAGCGCTCTTTGCCTGAATACGAGGGCCTGCGCGCGTCGCTTGTGCGGGAGCTGGAAAAGGCGAGCCACAGGCCGTCGGACACGGGCTTTTACTTCGGGCGGCCGGAGCAGTGCGCCGGTGCGGAGGGCTTCCGGCAGGACAGCGAGTTTACCGCCGCCGTGCTGGACCGGCTGCCGGGCGGTGAGATTTTGTTGGAGGTAAAGAACCGCTTCTTTACCGGCGACGCGCTGGAAGCAATGACCCCGCAGGGCATCGTCCCGCTCACCGTGGGGGAGATCGTGATGGAGGAAACCGGCGAGCGGGTCAGCGTCGTCGGTCATCCCAAGGCGCGCGTTCGCATCGCCGCGCCGGAGGGAATCGGCGCGGGCGATTTGCTGCGCGGGCCGTGCCGCAATCACGCGCGGCAGGGCGGTTGA
- the sigK gene encoding RNA polymerase sporulation sigma factor SigK yields the protein MLTSALLWLVKDALFFLAYVSGRSAFAKPLNAKEEAHCIARMQAGDAQAKNELVEHNMRLVAHIARKYTVPGYDADDLISIGTIGLIKGVSTFKSGTGTQLSTYCARCIENEILMVLRASQKRKGDVSLSEPIGTDGEGNEITLTDILGTDENAVPDEVDRRLSIGKVARLIRTQLPERERVVLELRYGLTDGVPHSQKEVARVLGISRSYVSRIEKRALETLCDSFKKPLPSEKSTIVQDKAARMR from the coding sequence ATGCTGACATCTGCGCTTTTATGGCTCGTCAAGGACGCGCTCTTTTTTCTGGCTTACGTATCAGGCAGATCCGCCTTTGCAAAGCCGCTGAACGCGAAGGAAGAGGCGCACTGCATCGCGCGCATGCAGGCCGGGGATGCGCAGGCGAAGAACGAGCTCGTCGAGCACAACATGCGCCTCGTGGCGCACATCGCGCGTAAGTACACCGTGCCGGGCTACGATGCGGACGACCTGATCTCCATCGGGACGATCGGCCTCATTAAGGGCGTAAGTACATTCAAATCGGGCACAGGCACCCAGCTCTCGACCTACTGCGCGCGGTGTATCGAAAACGAAATACTGATGGTGCTGCGTGCGTCACAGAAGCGCAAGGGCGACGTCTCGCTATCGGAACCGATCGGCACGGACGGCGAAGGCAACGAGATTACGCTCACCGACATCCTGGGCACGGACGAAAACGCAGTGCCGGACGAGGTGGACCGCAGGCTTTCCATCGGCAAGGTGGCGCGGCTGATCCGCACCCAGCTGCCCGAGCGCGAGCGGGTCGTGCTGGAGCTGCGATACGGGCTTACGGATGGCGTGCCGCACTCGCAAAAGGAGGTCGCCCGCGTGCTGGGCATCTCGCGTTCCTATGTGAGCCGCATCGAAAAGCGGGCGCTCGAAACGCTGTGCGACAGCTTCAAAAAGCCCCTGCCGAGCGAAAAAAGCACAATCGTTCAAGACAAGGCAGCCAGAATGCGATAA
- a CDS encoding helix-turn-helix domain-containing protein: MSGSGIEAVEISGQVVPLTRHFHSYYVVGLIIRGARIMSAEGGQYPVCTGDMMLLNPCQVHACVAASDAPFAYRALHIAQTQMEAMTECAAPRFTAPVLKDAAIAEDFLRAYERDSCRPAFLRRLSREHMRRGPHEPVDTRFEAACAYLREHFRRGVTVSELSGFCGCSRSYLLHSFTRELGIPPGAYQEALRVECAQEGLRRGMSPLEAGMEAGFCDQSHFTRFFKRFTGMTPAYYQRMIGERTHE, encoded by the coding sequence ATGTCTGGGTCTGGAATTGAGGCAGTGGAAATCAGCGGACAGGTGGTGCCGCTCACACGGCATTTTCACAGCTATTACGTCGTGGGGTTAATCATCCGCGGCGCGCGGATCATGTCCGCCGAGGGCGGCCAGTATCCCGTGTGTACGGGCGATATGATGCTGCTGAATCCCTGTCAGGTTCACGCCTGCGTGGCCGCCTCCGACGCCCCCTTCGCCTACCGTGCGCTGCACATCGCGCAGACGCAGATGGAGGCGATGACCGAATGCGCAGCGCCCCGGTTTACGGCGCCCGTCTTAAAGGACGCGGCGATTGCGGAAGATTTCCTGCGGGCCTATGAGCGCGATTCCTGCCGTCCTGCGTTTTTGCGACGCCTGAGCCGGGAACATATGCGCCGCGGGCCGCACGAGCCTGTGGACACGCGCTTTGAAGCGGCCTGCGCATACCTGCGCGAGCACTTTCGGCGCGGCGTTACGGTTTCTGAACTGAGCGGGTTTTGCGGATGCAGCCGCTCTTATCTTTTGCACTCGTTTACGCGCGAGCTCGGCATCCCGCCGGGAGCTTATCAAGAGGCGCTCAGGGTCGAATGTGCGCAGGAGGGGCTGCGGCGCGGGATGTCTCCCCTGGAGGCGGGCATGGAGGCCGGATTTTGCGATCAAAGCCATTTCACACGATTTTTTAAACGCTTTACCGGCATGACGCCGGCTTACTATCAGCGCATGATTGGAGAACGCACACATGAATAA